A stretch of the Janthinobacterium sp. B9-8 genome encodes the following:
- the cysE gene encoding serine O-acetyltransferase: MPPVSAPLSTQSRVKCSTLAPAAYPTMLARLRENISVVFDRDPAARNILEVVCCYPGFHALSLHLVANGLWRRDCKLLARMVSHFSRFITGIEIHPGATIGRRVFIDHGMGIVIGETAEIGDDCTLYHGVTLGGTSWNKGKRHPTLERGVIVGAGAKILGPITVHEGGKVGSNAVLVKDVPRNATAVGIPARIIEEADKSRAAKAEQMGFSAYGISADMNDPIVKAIHGMLDHSVCTDKRIEAILAKLEQLGLNCEAERAEGDQFDPSYLNRIVD, from the coding sequence CTGCCTCCAGTAAGCGCTCCCCTTAGTACTCAAAGTCGAGTAAAATGCTCAACTTTAGCCCCAGCTGCTTACCCCACTATGCTTGCTCGCCTGCGTGAAAATATCTCTGTGGTCTTCGACCGCGACCCTGCCGCCCGCAATATTCTGGAAGTGGTCTGCTGTTATCCGGGGTTTCATGCGCTTTCACTGCACTTAGTAGCGAATGGTTTGTGGCGAAGGGATTGCAAGCTACTAGCGCGGATGGTGTCGCACTTTTCACGCTTTATCACCGGCATTGAGATCCATCCAGGCGCAACGATTGGCCGCCGCGTGTTTATCGATCACGGCATGGGTATTGTGATTGGCGAAACCGCAGAAATTGGTGACGATTGCACGCTTTATCATGGCGTAACGCTAGGTGGCACGTCTTGGAATAAAGGCAAACGCCACCCTACTTTAGAGCGCGGCGTGATTGTGGGCGCAGGCGCAAAAATCCTTGGCCCGATTACCGTACACGAGGGCGGCAAAGTCGGCTCGAACGCAGTGCTAGTCAAAGACGTCCCTCGCAATGCCACCGCAGTGGGCATTCCCGCCCGAATTATTGAAGAAGCAGATAAATCCAGGGCGGCGAAAGCCGAGCAAATGGGCTTTTCAGCCTATGGTATTTCTGCCGACATGAATGACCCCATCGTAAAAGCCATTCACGGCATGCTCGATCATTCGGTTTGCACCGATAAGCGCATCGAAGCCATTCTGGCCAAGCTTGAACAGCTTGGCCTCAATTGCGAGGCAGAACGCGCAGAGGGCGATCAGTTTGATCCAAGCTATCTCAACCGGATTGTGGATTAA
- a CDS encoding substrate-binding periplasmic protein — MRLFIAYMLLFFAAKISAAEKVIIEGDDDYAPYSYIENGQYKGIYVDFLKLVAEKLAPDYLLELQPVPWKRGLKGIENGRVFALFPPYLNKERRYIQAYSVPVYRERVVLFCREDMISPTRKAFPKDFYGLVIGVNLGFTLGDKMVAAVKTGRLSIEEVKGNDTNIKKLLVGRIACYANDRLSVIYSLKKWKDAFDASKIKLIEVAEISEEDVFIAYSSEYKWPEKEDFILKMNAAVEELKKTGIITKMINEYTQ; from the coding sequence GTGAGGCTTTTCATTGCTTATATGCTTTTATTTTTTGCCGCAAAAATATCTGCGGCAGAGAAAGTGATTATTGAAGGCGATGATGACTATGCACCTTATTCTTATATTGAAAACGGGCAATATAAAGGTATTTATGTTGATTTTTTAAAGCTTGTTGCAGAAAAACTGGCACCTGATTATTTGCTGGAGCTGCAGCCTGTTCCGTGGAAGCGTGGTTTGAAAGGTATTGAAAATGGCCGTGTTTTTGCTTTGTTTCCGCCTTATCTGAATAAAGAACGCCGTTATATACAGGCCTATTCTGTGCCCGTTTACCGGGAGCGCGTGGTGTTGTTTTGTCGGGAAGATATGATTTCCCCCACTCGTAAAGCGTTTCCAAAAGATTTTTATGGTTTGGTTATTGGCGTTAATCTTGGATTTACACTGGGTGACAAAATGGTGGCAGCGGTTAAAACAGGTAGGCTGAGTATTGAGGAGGTGAAAGGCAATGATACAAATATTAAGAAATTACTGGTGGGGCGGATCGCTTGTTATGCTAATGACAGATTATCTGTTATTTACAGCTTGAAAAAATGGAAGGATGCCTTTGATGCATCAAAAATAAAATTAATTGAAGTCGCAGAAATTTCAGAAGAAGACGTATTTATTGCGTATAGCAGTGAGTATAAGTGGCCTGAAAAAGAAGACTTTATTTTAAAAATGAATGCTGCCGTTGAAGAGTTGAAAAAAACCGGCATTATTACGAAAATGATTAATGAATATACCCAGTAA
- a CDS encoding 1-acylglycerol-3-phosphate O-acyltransferase: MLYSLRMLLMSVHFIVAGMIGILIGLCRPFNPDNSRLCGRLYSLPAMRILGFKVRKDVEGLLEHQRSCVIIANHQSNYDLFVFGGVVPARTVTIGKKSLKWIPFFGQLFWLAGNVLIDRGNAQRAKKAMLSTTDTLQHQDTSIWVFVEGTRNKGRGLLPFKKGAFQMAISAGVPILPVCVSTYMNHMQLNCWHGADVLMKSLAPIPTAGLTQDDLPALIEECRNQMQACIQAMDEQLMQAR, from the coding sequence ATGCTTTATTCCCTTCGAATGCTTTTGATGTCGGTGCACTTTATTGTGGCAGGCATGATCGGCATCCTGATTGGCCTGTGCCGCCCATTTAATCCTGATAACAGCCGGCTTTGTGGTCGTCTTTATTCCTTGCCTGCCATGCGCATTCTTGGCTTTAAAGTGAGAAAAGACGTAGAAGGCTTGCTAGAACATCAGCGCTCTTGCGTGATTATTGCAAATCATCAATCGAATTATGATTTATTTGTTTTTGGCGGCGTGGTGCCTGCGCGCACCGTGACGATTGGTAAAAAAAGCCTGAAGTGGATTCCATTTTTTGGTCAGTTATTCTGGCTGGCTGGCAATGTACTGATCGATCGTGGTAATGCGCAGCGGGCTAAAAAAGCCATGCTATCGACCACCGATACCTTGCAGCATCAAGATACGTCGATCTGGGTATTTGTAGAAGGCACGCGTAATAAAGGCCGTGGTTTATTGCCATTTAAAAAAGGTGCATTCCAAATGGCGATTAGTGCGGGTGTGCCTATTTTGCCGGTATGCGTGAGTACTTATATGAATCATATGCAGCTTAATTGCTGGCATGGGGCTGATGTGCTGATGAAATCGCTCGCTCCCATTCCTACAGCAGGTTTAACGCAGGATGATTTGCCCGCACTGATTGAAGAATGCCGCAATCAAATGCAGGCGTGTATTCAAGCGATGGATGAGCAATTAATGCAAGCCCGATAA
- a CDS encoding OmpA family protein: MRITLPLILALTLSACATNDLGEKRDLNKTELGALIGVVGGAVAGAAINHNNRGKGALIGAVGGGLAGGGIGYYMDKQTKDFQQQLAAEIQRGDITVQKMADQSLLVSMTSNTGFDTNSSVLKSAYTPTLDKIAKIVNQYGKTSVSIVGHTDNTGSVAINQSVSERRAQAVSDYFVSRNVNAIRLDASGRGKAEPRASNDTEAGRSLNRRVELRIVPVAA, from the coding sequence ATGCGTATCACCCTTCCTCTTATTCTTGCGTTAACGCTTTCAGCGTGTGCCACCAATGATCTGGGGGAAAAGCGCGATTTAAACAAAACCGAGCTGGGCGCTTTGATCGGTGTGGTAGGCGGTGCGGTGGCTGGCGCTGCAATTAATCATAATAACCGTGGCAAGGGTGCATTGATTGGTGCTGTGGGCGGTGGCTTGGCTGGTGGTGGCATTGGTTACTATATGGATAAGCAAACTAAAGATTTTCAGCAGCAATTAGCGGCAGAAATTCAGCGTGGCGATATCACTGTACAAAAAATGGCCGATCAATCCCTGTTGGTCAGCATGACATCCAATACCGGCTTTGATACCAATTCTTCGGTCCTTAAATCTGCTTATACCCCGACACTCGATAAAATTGCCAAAATTGTGAATCAGTACGGCAAAACCAGTGTTTCTATTGTGGGCCATACCGATAACACTGGTAGCGTTGCCATTAATCAAAGCGTTTCCGAGCGCCGCGCTCAGGCAGTATCGGATTATTTTGTGAGCCGCAATGTGAATGCCATTCGTCTTGATGCATCTGGCCGAGGTAAGGCAGAGCCGCGTGCTAGCAATGATACTGAAGCAGGCCGTAGCTTAAATCGCCGTGTTGAATTACGGATTGTGCCGGTTGCTGCATAA
- a CDS encoding alpha-D-glucose phosphate-specific phosphoglucomutase, with product MKVIHTQPIAGQRPGTSGLRKKVTVFQQPHYLENFVQAIFDAVPALKGGTLVLGGDGRFYNRVAVQIILKMAAANGVAQVILGRGGILSTPAASAVIRKYAATGGIVLSASHNPGGPDGDFGIKYNTDNGGPAAEKITEAIYQHTTTIRQYQISDAADLDLDVLGSLSVAGMAVEIIDPVADYAVLMQDLFDFDAIRAWFAAGHRMQFDAMSAVAGPYAVEIIEGLLAAPRGTVVNGVPLEDFGGHHPDPNPAHATALIAAMSATNAPDFGAASDGDADRNMVLGRNFVVTPSDSLAVLAANATLVPGYRKGLAGVARSMPTSAAVDAVAKALGIACYETPTGWKFFGNLLDAGKVTLCGEESYGTGSDHVREKDGVWAVLFWLNLLAVTGKSVEEIITAHWARFGRHIYSRHDFEEIASDAAESLMTALRARLPELAGQSLGGQVVSLADDFAYDDPVDGSHSAKQGVRIIFANGDRIIYRLSGTGTAGATLRVYLEKYQADIVRHSVETQTALADLIAVSRELAQIKSFTGMVQPTVVT from the coding sequence TTGAAAGTCATCCACACACAGCCTATTGCTGGTCAACGCCCTGGTACTTCGGGCTTACGCAAGAAAGTCACCGTTTTTCAGCAGCCGCATTATTTAGAAAACTTTGTACAGGCTATTTTTGATGCTGTGCCCGCACTTAAGGGGGGCACGCTGGTGTTGGGTGGGGACGGGCGTTTTTATAATCGTGTGGCGGTGCAGATTATTTTGAAAATGGCTGCTGCCAATGGTGTCGCTCAGGTGATTCTCGGGCGGGGCGGGATTTTGTCTACGCCAGCGGCGAGCGCTGTGATTCGCAAATACGCGGCTACGGGCGGGATTGTTTTATCGGCCTCGCATAATCCGGGTGGGCCGGATGGCGATTTTGGCATTAAATACAATACTGATAACGGTGGCCCCGCAGCAGAAAAAATCACCGAAGCCATTTACCAGCACACCACGACTATCCGCCAATATCAGATCAGTGATGCAGCGGATTTAGATTTAGACGTATTAGGCAGCCTTAGCGTGGCAGGCATGGCGGTGGAGATCATCGATCCTGTGGCCGATTACGCCGTGCTGATGCAGGACTTATTTGATTTTGACGCGATCCGCGCATGGTTTGCTGCAGGCCACCGTATGCAATTTGACGCCATGTCGGCAGTCGCTGGCCCTTATGCGGTGGAGATTATCGAAGGTCTGCTCGCCGCGCCGCGTGGCACGGTGGTGAATGGCGTGCCGCTGGAAGACTTTGGCGGCCATCATCCCGATCCTAATCCCGCCCATGCCACCGCGCTGATTGCCGCTATGTCTGCGACCAATGCGCCAGACTTTGGCGCGGCCAGCGATGGTGATGCAGACCGGAATATGGTGCTGGGTCGCAACTTTGTCGTTACACCATCGGACAGCCTAGCCGTATTGGCTGCCAACGCTACTTTGGTACCGGGCTATCGCAAAGGTTTGGCCGGTGTGGCTAGATCCATGCCGACGTCCGCAGCGGTGGATGCCGTGGCTAAAGCGCTGGGTATTGCCTGCTATGAAACGCCAACGGGTTGGAAGTTTTTTGGCAACCTGCTCGATGCGGGCAAGGTGACGCTCTGTGGTGAAGAGAGCTACGGCACAGGCTCGGATCATGTGCGGGAAAAAGACGGCGTATGGGCAGTGTTGTTCTGGCTGAATTTGCTGGCGGTGACGGGTAAATCGGTCGAGGAAATCATTACCGCACATTGGGCACGTTTTGGCCGCCATATTTATTCCCGCCATGATTTTGAAGAGATCGCCAGCGATGCAGCGGAAAGCTTGATGACCGCACTCAGAGCACGTTTGCCCGAGTTGGCAGGGCAGAGCTTGGGCGGCCAAGTGGTGAGCCTTGCCGATGATTTTGCTTACGATGATCCGGTCGATGGCTCGCATAGCGCCAAGCAGGGTGTGCGGATTATTTTTGCTAATGGTGATCGGATTATTTACCGGCTTTCAGGTACAGGCACGGCAGGGGCGACGCTAAGGGTTTATCTGGAAAAATATCAGGCGGATATTGTCCGGCACAGTGTGGAAACGCAGACGGCTCTCGCTGACTTAATTGCGGTTTCACGCGAGCTTGCACAAATTAAATCTTTTACCGGCATGGTTCAGCCTACGGTTGTGACTTAA
- the glgX gene encoding glycogen debranching protein GlgX: protein MKLEEGTPYPLGATFDGDGVNFALFSEHATRIELCLFDASGINEAARFELTECSNDIWHGYLPDAPAGLVYGYRVHGPYQPLQGHRFNPNKVLLDPYARAIVGEFNNDPRSFGYQEDQPTALDPIDNAAIALKAKVIAEPYDWENEKAPRTPWVETVIYEAHVRGMTMLHPDVPEDIRGSYAGLAHPAVLAHLKKLGITAIELLPVHFFLDESHLLRQGLSNYWGYNSLGFFTPETHYWSGREGTTPLSEFRDMVKALHGIGVEVLLDVVFNHTAESSDMGPTLSWRGIDNANYYVLRQGQLDQYENWTGCGNVLNLSHPRVLQMVMDSLRYWVSQCHVDGFRFDLAPILGRVDHHFSPQAPFFIAIQQDPLLSSVKLIAEPWDIGHGGYQLGHFPNGWVEWSDQFRDVMRKFWLHDGVHRALFAQRFAASSDSFHHQGRRPVSVVNFICAHDGFNLRDMVSYNHKHNQANKEHNRDGHNHNLSWNCGEEGPSKDAGVNILRLRSMKAMLATVLLAQGTPMFLAGDELGHTQQGNNNAYCQDNEINWLNWQQAEPGLAEYVAELIAIRKSCSVLMSGRWWTGVHDEWGRADVEWLNPSGAPLHSHDWQDAGGRAMMVQLGGRLLIMINASAHQVHFRLPAGMWSLRLASTGDAESEINPHDCRVAARSVTILESS from the coding sequence ATGAAGCTGGAAGAAGGAACGCCGTATCCATTGGGAGCAACCTTTGATGGTGATGGTGTTAACTTTGCCTTGTTTTCTGAGCATGCCACGCGGATAGAGCTTTGCCTGTTTGATGCTTCAGGCATCAATGAAGCCGCGCGTTTTGAACTAACTGAATGCTCTAACGATATCTGGCATGGCTATTTGCCGGATGCGCCTGCTGGGCTGGTTTATGGCTACCGCGTGCATGGGCCTTACCAGCCTTTGCAGGGCCATCGCTTTAACCCTAACAAAGTGTTGCTCGATCCTTATGCTCGCGCCATTGTGGGCGAGTTTAATAATGATCCACGTAGCTTTGGCTATCAGGAAGATCAGCCCACTGCACTAGACCCGATCGATAATGCGGCGATTGCCTTAAAAGCCAAGGTAATTGCCGAGCCTTATGATTGGGAAAACGAGAAAGCGCCGCGCACGCCATGGGTGGAAACGGTGATTTACGAAGCGCATGTGCGCGGCATGACCATGCTGCACCCGGATGTACCAGAGGATATTCGCGGCAGCTATGCCGGTTTGGCGCATCCCGCCGTATTAGCGCATTTAAAAAAGCTGGGCATTACAGCAATTGAATTATTACCCGTGCATTTCTTTTTAGATGAATCGCATTTATTAAGGCAGGGATTAAGTAATTATTGGGGTTATAACAGCCTCGGTTTTTTTACCCCAGAAACGCATTATTGGTCGGGGCGGGAAGGCACTACGCCTTTATCTGAATTTCGCGATATGGTGAAAGCGCTGCATGGTATTGGTGTCGAGGTATTGCTGGATGTGGTGTTTAATCACACGGCAGAATCGAGCGATATGGGGCCCACTTTATCGTGGCGGGGCATTGATAACGCCAATTACTATGTATTAAGGCAGGGCCAGCTCGATCAATATGAAAACTGGACCGGCTGCGGCAATGTGCTTAATTTAAGTCACCCGCGTGTTTTGCAAATGGTGATGGATAGCCTGCGCTATTGGGTGAGCCAATGTCATGTGGATGGATTTAGATTTGATTTAGCGCCAATCTTAGGCCGGGTCGATCATCATTTTAGCCCGCAAGCACCCTTCTTTATTGCTATTCAGCAAGACCCCCTTTTATCGAGTGTGAAACTCATTGCCGAGCCTTGGGATATTGGCCACGGCGGCTATCAGCTTGGGCATTTTCCAAATGGCTGGGTGGAGTGGTCAGATCAGTTTCGTGATGTGATGCGCAAATTCTGGCTGCACGATGGTGTGCACCGCGCGCTCTTTGCCCAGCGCTTTGCTGCATCTAGCGATTCATTTCATCACCAGGGGCGGCGGCCGGTATCGGTGGTGAATTTTATTTGCGCCCATGACGGCTTTAATCTGCGCGATATGGTTTCGTATAACCACAAACATAATCAGGCCAATAAAGAGCATAACCGTGATGGGCATAATCATAATTTAAGCTGGAATTGCGGAGAAGAAGGCCCAAGCAAAGACGCGGGCGTGAATATCTTGCGATTACGTTCGATGAAAGCTATGCTGGCGACCGTTTTGTTAGCACAAGGCACGCCGATGTTTTTGGCGGGTGACGAGCTGGGACATACGCAGCAGGGCAATAACAATGCGTATTGTCAGGATAATGAAATCAATTGGCTGAATTGGCAGCAGGCTGAGCCGGGCCTTGCTGAATACGTGGCCGAGCTGATCGCGATTCGTAAATCCTGCTCTGTGTTGATGTCTGGCCGCTGGTGGACAGGCGTTCATGATGAATGGGGCAGGGCCGATGTGGAATGGCTCAACCCATCTGGCGCACCGCTGCATTCGCACGATTGGCAAGATGCAGGCGGCAGGGCGATGATGGTACAGCTAGGCGGGCGTTTATTGATCATGATTAATGCATCTGCTCACCAAGTACATTTTCGCTTGCCAGCAGGGATGTGGAGCCTGAGACTAGCTAGCACAGGGGACGCCGAATCAGAAATCAACCCCCACGATTGCCGCGTTGCGGCAAGGAGCGTGACGATTTTGGAGAGTAGTTGA
- a CDS encoding alpha/beta fold hydrolase: MKTWVLLRGLMRESRHWGAFIPKLQAQYPEDQIIAIDWPGNGVLHQEKSLSHISDMVAHIRQTLAEQHISGPFYILAISLGAMAAVAWANAFPHEIRACVLINTSLRPINPFYHRLRLQSIPALIRLLFSNVQGKEKIILELTSTNKPQAALEQWIQFQKQFPVSSSNILRQLTAAIRYRAHQPNVPLLLLSGAKDKLVSPACSQTLASKWQVPCRVHTEAGHDLPLDDGDWALKQIEQYLSGLH; this comes from the coding sequence ATGAAAACCTGGGTTCTATTACGCGGCTTAATGCGGGAATCCCGCCATTGGGGCGCTTTTATTCCCAAGCTACAGGCCCAATACCCCGAGGATCAAATCATCGCGATTGATTGGCCTGGTAATGGGGTATTGCATCAAGAAAAAAGCCTGAGCCATATCAGCGATATGGTCGCCCATATTCGCCAAACGTTAGCAGAGCAACACATTAGCGGCCCCTTTTATATACTGGCTATTTCCCTAGGTGCAATGGCTGCCGTGGCTTGGGCCAATGCATTTCCTCACGAAATACGTGCTTGTGTGCTGATCAATACCAGCTTGCGGCCCATCAATCCTTTTTACCACCGATTGCGGCTGCAAAGTATTCCGGCTTTAATTCGCTTATTGTTTAGTAATGTACAAGGCAAAGAAAAAATCATTTTAGAACTAACGAGTACAAATAAACCACAGGCTGCATTAGAGCAATGGATTCAGTTTCAAAAACAATTCCCTGTTTCCAGCAGCAATATTCTGCGCCAATTAACGGCAGCGATACGCTACCGAGCCCATCAGCCCAATGTGCCGCTCTTACTACTATCCGGGGCCAAAGATAAACTCGTCAGCCCTGCCTGCTCGCAAACACTGGCCTCTAAATGGCAAGTGCCCTGCCGGGTTCACACAGAGGCAGGGCACGATTTACCGCTGGACGACGGCGATTGGGCATTAAAGCAAATAGAACAATATTTATCGGGCTTGCATTAA
- a CDS encoding M14 family zinc carboxypeptidase: protein MLQLPELIELEEIILQAGDALHLQQHGEVKSAEISFPLYSISMGNQKPEAPVLGFFGGVHGLERIGSQIVLAFLRSLLVRRRWDSSLQRKLETMRLVFMPLINPIGIARGTRSNGHGVDLMRNAPVESCEKTSFLVGGHRISHLLPWYRGEFNSPMELENQALCSVVKTQLLNSPFSVALDCHSGFGLKDRLWFPYAHTRTPFPNLPEIYALKSLFDQSYPHHPYVIEPQALQYCTHGDIWDYLYQENQGSGHLFLPLTLELGSWLWVKKNPRQLMSLLGLFNPIVPHRQQRVLRSHLLLFEFLLRAVHDHRHWLPKTNHYLNCKEEAEALWYGIL, encoded by the coding sequence ATGCTGCAATTACCTGAACTGATTGAGCTGGAAGAAATCATCCTGCAAGCAGGTGATGCACTCCATTTACAACAGCATGGTGAAGTCAAAAGTGCAGAGATCAGCTTTCCCCTTTACAGCATCAGTATGGGCAACCAAAAACCCGAAGCGCCCGTGCTTGGTTTTTTTGGCGGCGTGCACGGGCTGGAGCGCATTGGCAGCCAGATTGTGCTGGCTTTTTTACGCTCTTTATTAGTCAGGCGGCGCTGGGACAGCAGCTTGCAGCGCAAATTGGAAACCATGCGCCTTGTGTTTATGCCGCTGATTAATCCAATCGGCATTGCCCGCGGTACCCGCAGCAACGGGCATGGCGTCGATTTAATGCGTAATGCCCCGGTTGAATCTTGCGAAAAAACCTCTTTCCTCGTGGGCGGCCACCGCATAAGCCACCTTTTACCTTGGTATAGGGGCGAATTTAATTCACCGATGGAATTAGAAAACCAAGCACTTTGCAGCGTGGTTAAAACCCAATTACTCAATAGCCCGTTTAGTGTGGCATTAGATTGCCATTCTGGGTTTGGCTTAAAAGACCGGCTCTGGTTTCCCTATGCCCATACCCGCACGCCGTTTCCCAATTTACCTGAAATCTACGCACTTAAATCCCTGTTTGATCAAAGCTATCCGCACCACCCCTATGTAATAGAACCACAGGCTTTGCAATACTGTACTCACGGTGATATTTGGGATTATCTTTATCAGGAAAACCAAGGAAGCGGCCATTTGTTTTTACCGCTCACTCTGGAACTAGGCTCTTGGCTATGGGTTAAAAAAAACCCACGGCAATTAATGTCTCTGCTTGGTCTATTTAATCCCATTGTGCCCCACCGCCAGCAAAGAGTATTACGCAGCCATTTATTACTATTTGAGTTTTTATTACGTGCAGTACACGATCATCGCCATTGGCTACCCAAAACTAATCATTATTTAAACTGCAAAGAAGAAGCAGAAGCTTTGTGGTATGGCATATTATGA
- the glgB gene encoding 1,4-alpha-glucan branching protein GlgB yields MSGLNFNEVEAICSGCHSDPFAVLGMHLDGSTLCVRAFLPEAGACVVIDSATGRRLASLSQIDERGLFAGRIPRRKKAFSYRLAVQWGEQEVLLDDPYRFAPILGEMDVWLLSEGTHHRPFEKLGAHPQEIDGVSGVAFAVWAPNAQRVAVVGDFNLWDARRHGMRLRQECGVWEIFIPAAPQGVCYKFEILDQAGARHLKADPYAFAAELSPGTASKVAGCLPKVPEFAGRRAANQGDAPISIYEIHLGSWRRVPEDGHRSLNWHELAAQLLPYVKALGFTHVELLPISEFPFDGSWGYQPLGLYAPTARLGSAEDFKSFVQTAHEMGLGVLLDWVPGHFPSDGFGLAQFDGTPLFEHSDPKEGFHHDWKTLIYNYGRNEVKNYLIGNALYWIERFGVDGLRVDAVASMLYRDYSREVGEWIPNELGGRENLEAIAFLREMSEILASECQYAVTFAEESTSFPAVTQPANRGGLGFNYKWNMGWMHDSLGYMQLDPIYRQHHHDQMTFSLMYAFDERFVLPLSHDEVVHGKGSILSRMPGDIWQQFANLRAYYAFMWAHPGKKLLFMGSEWAQLREWSHQHSLDWHLLESTWHRGVQALVRDLNQTYQSQPALYQIDFEARGFNWIIANDARNSIFAFSRHAENNDDFVLIISNFTPEVRYQYRVGVPKAGRYIEIINTDSMYYQGGNVGNGECQSENIASQQYPQSLCLTIPPLATIYLKWLGE; encoded by the coding sequence ATGAGCGGGCTTAATTTTAATGAAGTAGAGGCAATCTGCAGTGGCTGCCACAGCGATCCTTTTGCCGTGCTCGGCATGCATCTGGATGGCAGCACGCTTTGCGTGAGGGCATTTTTGCCAGAGGCCGGTGCTTGTGTGGTGATTGATAGCGCAACAGGCCGCCGTCTTGCATCCTTAAGCCAGATTGACGAGCGAGGCTTATTTGCTGGCCGCATCCCTCGGCGCAAAAAAGCATTTAGCTATCGCCTTGCGGTGCAGTGGGGTGAGCAAGAAGTTTTGCTGGACGATCCTTATCGTTTTGCGCCGATTTTGGGTGAGATGGATGTATGGCTATTAAGTGAAGGCACGCATCATCGCCCCTTTGAAAAACTGGGTGCTCATCCGCAGGAAATAGATGGCGTAAGCGGCGTGGCTTTTGCTGTGTGGGCACCAAACGCCCAGCGGGTCGCGGTGGTCGGAGATTTTAATCTTTGGGATGCGCGCCGACATGGCATGCGTTTGCGGCAGGAATGCGGCGTATGGGAGATTTTTATTCCCGCCGCCCCGCAAGGTGTTTGTTATAAGTTCGAGATTCTTGATCAGGCGGGCGCTCGTCATCTAAAGGCCGACCCTTACGCCTTTGCCGCCGAGCTGAGCCCCGGCACAGCTTCCAAAGTGGCGGGATGTTTGCCCAAAGTGCCTGAATTTGCAGGCAGGCGGGCGGCGAATCAGGGCGATGCACCCATCAGCATTTATGAAATTCATTTAGGCTCTTGGCGGCGCGTGCCGGAAGACGGCCATCGTAGCCTCAACTGGCATGAGTTGGCCGCGCAGTTGCTTCCCTATGTTAAAGCGCTGGGCTTTACGCATGTGGAGCTATTGCCCATCAGCGAGTTTCCTTTTGATGGCTCATGGGGCTATCAGCCTTTGGGCTTGTACGCGCCGACGGCAAGGCTGGGCAGTGCGGAGGATTTTAAATCTTTTGTGCAAACCGCACATGAAATGGGCTTGGGCGTTTTGCTTGACTGGGTGCCGGGGCATTTTCCGAGCGATGGTTTTGGCTTGGCGCAATTTGACGGCACGCCCCTGTTTGAACACAGCGATCCAAAGGAAGGCTTTCATCATGATTGGAAAACGCTGATTTACAATTATGGCCGCAATGAAGTTAAAAATTATTTAATTGGCAATGCCCTGTATTGGATAGAGCGCTTTGGTGTGGATGGCTTACGAGTCGATGCCGTAGCGTCGATGCTCTACCGCGATTATTCACGTGAGGTAGGGGAATGGATCCCGAATGAATTAGGTGGGCGGGAAAACTTAGAAGCCATTGCCTTTTTGCGTGAAATGAGCGAAATCCTCGCCAGCGAATGCCAATATGCGGTGACTTTTGCCGAAGAGTCGACGTCTTTTCCTGCCGTCACCCAGCCAGCCAATCGAGGCGGGCTGGGCTTTAATTACAAATGGAATATGGGTTGGATGCACGATAGCCTAGGCTATATGCAGCTCGATCCTATTTATCGGCAACATCATCACGATCAAATGACATTCAGCCTGATGTATGCCTTTGATGAGCGTTTTGTATTGCCGTTATCGCACGACGAAGTGGTGCATGGCAAAGGCTCGATATTAAGCCGTATGCCGGGGGATATCTGGCAGCAATTCGCTAATTTGCGCGCCTATTACGCCTTTATGTGGGCGCATCCGGGTAAAAAGCTTTTATTTATGGGATCAGAATGGGCGCAGCTTAGGGAATGGTCGCATCAGCATAGTCTAGATTGGCATTTGCTTGAATCAACATGGCATCGCGGCGTGCAAGCCTTGGTGCGAGATTTAAACCAAACTTACCAAAGCCAGCCCGCCCTATATCAAATTGATTTCGAAGCACGCGGCTTTAATTGGATTATTGCCAATGACGCACGGAATTCAATTTTCGCCTTTAGCCGCCATGCTGAAAATAACGATGATTTTGTGTTGATTATTAGCAACTTCACCCCTGAAGTGCGCTATCAATACCGAGTAGGCGTGCCCAAGGCGGGGCGCTATATTGAAATCATTAATACCGATTCGATGTATTACCAAGGCGGCAATGTGGGGAATGGCGAATGCCAGAGCGAAAACATCGCCAGCCAGCAATATCCGCAATCTTTATGCCTCACCATTCCCCCTTTAGCGACGATCTATTTAAAGTGGCTGGGTGAATAA